AGCTCCCATCCAGCCACCGAAAACGGTGAGCAGAATGAGAACAATGTTGTTTTCCCCGCGCTCTGCTTGAAGCATTGTGGGAATTGTAGCGACAAGTAGGAGTTCGATCACCCTCGGCTTTGTTAGCGCAATATAGGCCTTGATCGTCTCCAAGGGTTTTCCTCCACAACGTTGCATTTTCAAATCACTCATGTATTTAAGGTGTGTGTCTTTTTCCATCAAACATCCCTGCGGTGAGTGGGTACCTTCAGTTCAGGCCCAATCGCCGACAACAGTGTCGGTGCGATTACTCGAGATGTTTTTAAGACACACGGCAATTTAGTCGGATGAAGTTCATTAAAAGTTCCCGAATAAATTTTAATCGTGTTTTTAATACTTTTTCGATGGGAAATCGATCAGCATTTGCCACATTAAAAATTCAGACTTTGATTTCATCGTGATCGAAATTGCTTATGTCGATTCCTTAGAGTCGATTGAGTTAAAACTTTGTAGTTAAAAAACAGCCCAAAACACTTCGGAACCAGACCTAGCCATGCTATCGCCTATTCCTACTATTTGAGTAATCGTAATGAAGTGGGTGTGAAGATCTTTCGCGCAAACAGCTCACGCACATTTGCTTCCGTTTCAACTGAGTAGAGTTGGAAAGGTTCCGTTTCGGTCCGTTTTTGACACATTACGGAACCCGTTTTGAAAAATATTCTTTTTCTTCCAAAATTTCCAGTTGAAAAACCCCATGTCAGAGCAATCCAACTTAAGATTGGTCACACCTTTAATATATTTAGCCCACAGTTGGTTATAAAATGGGTTCAACATCACTATGGTTAGAGGTGTTGACGGGTCAGATTGAGTTACATCTATCTTCGAAGCAGATTTGGGGTAGATCACTTATGCCAATTTGAACCAATTAACGTTAAAGGCGTGGATCTGATCATCGGATCGACGTAAACGAACCAAAACTTGGTCCCGGTTTAACCCAGGAAGGATTGACCACCTTGACGCTGTCACCTGAACTTCAGGCGCTCACTGTACGCAATTACCCCTCTGATTGGTCCGATGCGGACACCAAGGCTGTGGACACAGTTCGTGTTCTCGCTGCAGACGCCGTTGAAAACTGCGGCTCGGGCCACCCAGGCACCGCAATGAGCTTGGCTCCCCTTGCTTACACCCTGTACCAGCGGATCATGAATGTTGATCCTCAGGACACCAATTGGGCAGGCCGCGACCGCTTCGTACTTTCTTGTGGACACTCCTCCCTCACCCAGTACATCCAGCTCTACTTGGGTGGCTTTGGACTTGAGATGGATGATCTCAAGGCTTTGCGCACGTGGGATTCCCTAACCCCTGGTCACCCTGAATACCGCCACACCAAGGGTGTAGAGATCACCACTGGCCCACTGGGGCAGGGTCTTGCATCTGCTGTCGGTATGGCAATGGCCGCTCGTCGCGAGCGTGGCCTTTTCGATCCAACCGCTGCGGAAGGTGAATCCCCATTCGATCACCACATCTACGTCATTGCGTCTGATGGTGATCTTCAGGAGGGCGTCACCTCTGAAGCTTCTTCTATCGCCGGTACCCAGCAGCTGGGTAACCTCATTGTGTTCTGGGATGACAACCGCATCTCCATCGAAGACAACACTGAGATCGCTTTCAACGAAGACGTCGTCGCTCGCTACAAGGCTTACGGCTGGCAGACCATTGAGGTTGAAGGTGGCGAAGACGTTGCCGCTATTGAAGCAGCTGTAGCAGAAGCTAAGAAGGATACTTCGCGCCCAACCTTCATCCGTGTGCGCACCATCATCGGATTCCCTGCACCAACCATGATGAACACCGGCTCTGTGCACGGTGCAGCTTTGGGTGCAGATGAGGTTGCGGCAACCAAGACTGAGCTCGGATTTGATCCTGAGGCTCACTTTGCCATTGATGATGAAGTTATTGCTCACACCCGTTCACTTGCAGAGCGCGCAGCTGAGAAGAAGGCTGCATGGCAAGTTAAGTTTGATGCCTGGGCTGCTGCAAACCCTGAGAACAAGGCTTTGTTCGATCGCCTGAACTCCCGTGAACTTCCTGCGGGCTACGCAGATGAGCTGCCTTCCTGGGATGCAGATGAGAAGGGTGTTGCAACCCGTAAGGCGTCCGAGGCTGCTCTTCAGGCACTGGGCAAGACCCTTCCTGAGCTGTGGGGCGGTTCCGCTGACCTTGCCGGATCCAACAACACTGTGATCAAGGGTTCCCCATCCTTCGGTCCTGAGTCCATCTCCACTGAAACCTGGTCTGCTGAGCCTTACGGCCGTAACCTGCACTTTGGTATCCGTGAGCATGCAATGGGATCTATTCTCAACGGAATTTCCCTCCACGGTGGCACCCGTCCATACGGCGGAACCTTCTTGATCTTCTCCGACTACATGCGTCCTGCTGTTCGTTTGGCTGCACTCATGGAAACCGACGCCTACTACGTTTGGACTCACGACTCCATTGGCTTGGGCGAAGATGGCCCAACTCACCAGCCAGTCGAGACCTTGGCTGCACTGCGTGCGATCCCAGGTTTGTCTGTTTTGCGCCCTGCAGATGCTAATGAAACTGCACAGGCTTGGGCTGCGGCACTCGAGTACAAGGAAGGCCCTAAGGGTCTTGCGCTGACTCGTCAGAACGTTCCAGTTCTTGAAGGTACGAAGGAAAAGGCAGCCGAAGGCGTTCGTCGTGGCGCTTACGTTTTGGTTGAAGGCTCCAAGGAGACCCCAGACGTTATCCTTTTGGGTTCCGGCTCTGAAGTTCAGTTGGCAGTTAACGCGGCAAAGGTTCTTGAATCTGAGGGCGTTGCAGCTCGCGTTGTTTCTGTTCCTTGCATGGATTGGTTCCTGGAGCAGGATGCTGACTACATCGAGTCTGTCCTTCCAGCAGCTGTCACTGCTCGTGCATCTGTTGAGGCTGGTATTGCCATGCCGTGGTACCGCCTGCTTGGTACCCAGGGTCGTGCGGTTTCCCTTGAGCACTTCGGCGCTTCTGCGGATTACCAGACCTTGTTTGAAAAGTTCGGTATCACCACCGATGCAGTCGTAGCAGCAGCTAAGGACTCCATCAACGCTTAGGTCACCTTTGCTTTTTAGCGACATCGCCCGGGGTAAAAAGATTCTCCGGAATTTTATTGCCCCGGGTTGTTGTTGTTAATCGGTATAAAGGGTCTTGAGAATACCTTCCCCTGGTCACAGTTTTTCAGGTGGCCTAGAAAATTTACTTTTAAGGAAAATTGGCTTTTATGTCCCACATTGATGATCTTGCACAGCTCGGTACTTCCACCTGGCTCGATGACCTTTCTCGTGAACGCATTACTTCCGGCAACCTCCAGCAGGTTATTGATGAAAAGTCCGTAGTCGGTGTCACCACAAACCCAGCTATTTTCGCTGCTGCTATGTCCAAGGGCGATTCGTACGATGCACAGATCGCTGAGCTTAAGGCTGAGGGCGCATCTGTTGATCAGGCCGTCTACGCGATGAGCATCGACGATGTCCGCAATGCTTGTGATCTGTTCACCGGCATCTACGAATCTTCCAATGGTTACGACGGCCGCGTGTCCATCGAGGTTGATCCACGCATCTCCGCTGATCGCGATGCAACCCTGGCTCAGGCTAAGGAACTGTGGGCAAAGGTT
Above is a genomic segment from Corynebacterium suranareeae containing:
- the tkt gene encoding transketolase, which encodes MTLSPELQALTVRNYPSDWSDADTKAVDTVRVLAADAVENCGSGHPGTAMSLAPLAYTLYQRIMNVDPQDTNWAGRDRFVLSCGHSSLTQYIQLYLGGFGLEMDDLKALRTWDSLTPGHPEYRHTKGVEITTGPLGQGLASAVGMAMAARRERGLFDPTAAEGESPFDHHIYVIASDGDLQEGVTSEASSIAGTQQLGNLIVFWDDNRISIEDNTEIAFNEDVVARYKAYGWQTIEVEGGEDVAAIEAAVAEAKKDTSRPTFIRVRTIIGFPAPTMMNTGSVHGAALGADEVAATKTELGFDPEAHFAIDDEVIAHTRSLAERAAEKKAAWQVKFDAWAAANPENKALFDRLNSRELPAGYADELPSWDADEKGVATRKASEAALQALGKTLPELWGGSADLAGSNNTVIKGSPSFGPESISTETWSAEPYGRNLHFGIREHAMGSILNGISLHGGTRPYGGTFLIFSDYMRPAVRLAALMETDAYYVWTHDSIGLGEDGPTHQPVETLAALRAIPGLSVLRPADANETAQAWAAALEYKEGPKGLALTRQNVPVLEGTKEKAAEGVRRGAYVLVEGSKETPDVILLGSGSEVQLAVNAAKVLESEGVAARVVSVPCMDWFLEQDADYIESVLPAAVTARASVEAGIAMPWYRLLGTQGRAVSLEHFGASADYQTLFEKFGITTDAVVAAAKDSINA